The following coding sequences are from one Sardina pilchardus chromosome 16, fSarPil1.1, whole genome shotgun sequence window:
- the LOC134059447 gene encoding uncharacterized protein LOC134059447 isoform X5 codes for MEDAQTHGSGIQQRLMRTSKDTAKRIQWRVVLGGRISDHPLWSSSSNGVQCSKNFTPDTLDHVGQTIPLRDDATQTRFDVNKKKSNRCQGKERKSNALKRKSNLTQRKRKPDVSKNVSDVVVRSKRPRKRKRCSDKNQNAEDAEDVAGIIPDLPDSRTCLMDQALAAELLELVSGTVAKIQKHQRVSRGLQNDHSGLSLPSDPAQLAALVHGLTKNKQRDEDNVLFLRKSLEAKEQQLQENKARLEERHNDLEAKISSLDVQLLQERDKTHLLQEELKEARVQLESSHNTILFLSSQQNQKPVPPRPKPSYGALSARMLSRGPAKWVRFFTGFESYARFQAFVAFLQSGDSTLLVQSSVGMATEGEEEEERKDDEEDETQERERENGPPHTDGIDQARESTPPTQDDYSALFQEEEEEEEATAESVRMNLKAQLRQSSMHVLPLVDELLLVLVRLRLGLLVQDSAFRFHVIHSTAGRVWADIMGLMQRRLQQVPVRGSHHYISRFQPQHSLHLGAGQELAVLECTDLLFDAMSRDRKALAQAEKQPSEPREPLKGRGSRKTSKLRRADKADRADRAGKAGKAPAAVSKRSSSSKPCHRPYRYLCPQRGCVVASPEGHLGFCSATRLEDWEDWAAEPEGPEPDAMPALPPYLVGDKRGFLPVPDNGTPCLQVLSVQSLTNKVHNFRFLRMVHVPTPNIVDQIDRAWEVCCYLACLQSNPMGLR; via the exons ATGGAGGATGCACAGACTCATGGCAGTGGCATTCAGCAGCGACTAATGAG GACCTCAAAGGACACGGCGAAGAGGATTCAGTGGCGTGTGGTCCTGGGCGGACGGATCTCAGACCACCCGCTGTGGAGCTCCTCCTCCAATGGTGTCCAGTGTAGCAAGAACTTCACCCCAGACACGTTGGACCACGTAGGCCAAACCATTCCACTGAGAGATGATGCAACACAGACTCGCTTCGACGTCAATAAG AAGAAGTCTAACAGATGtcaaggaaaggagaggaagtcTAATGCACTGAAGAGGAAATCTAACTTGACCCAGAGAAAGAGGAAACCTGATGTGTCCAAGAACGTTTCAGATGTAGTAGTCAGATCAAAAAGACCACGAAAAAGAAAGCGGTGCAGTGACAAGAACCAAAATGCAGAGGATGCAGAAGACGTTGCAG GAATCATTCCGGATCTTCCAGACTCTCGCACTTGTCTGATGGATCAGGCGCTGGCAGCAGAGCTACTGGAGCTGGTCAGCGGCACTGTGGCCAAGATTCAGAAGCACCAGCGGGTCAGCCGGGGGCTGCAGAATGACCACAGCGGCTTGTCCCTCCCCTCGGACCCGGCCCAACTCGCCGCTCTGGTCCACGGCTTGACCAAGAACAAGCAGCGCGATGAGGACAACGTCCTGTTCCTGCGCAAAAGCCTGGAGGCCAaggagcagcagctgcaggagaACAAG gcGAGGTTGGAGGAGCGCCACAACGACTTGGAGGCCAAGATCTCCTCCCTGGACGTGCAGCTCCTGCAGGAGCGAGACAAGACGCACCTCCTGcaggaggagctgaaggaggcCAGAGTACAGCTGGAGTCCAGCCACAacaccatcctcttcctcagcaGCCAGCAGAACCAG AAGCCCGTTCCTCCTCGACCCAAGCCTTCCTACGGCGCCCTCTCTGCCCGCATGCTGAGTCGCGGCCCCGCCAAGTGGGTGCGCTTCTTCACGGGCTTCGAGTCCTACGCCCGCTTTCAGGCCTTCGTGGCCTTCCTGCAGAGCGGGGACAGCACCCTGCTAGTGCAGAGCTCTGTCGGCATGGCcacggagggagaggaggaggaggagaggaaggacgatgaggaagatgagacccaggagagggagagggagaatggaCCGCCGCACACGGATGGGATTGACCAGGCAAGG GAGTCCACACCACCCACGCAGGACGATTACTCAGCACTCttccaagaggaggaggaggaggaagaggccacGGCGGAGTCCGTGCGCATGAATCTCAAGGCCCAACTACGGCAGTCGTCCATGCATGTGCTGCCCCTTGTGGacgagctgctgctggtgctggtgcgcCTACGCCTGGGCTTGCTGGTGCAGGACTCGGCCTTCCGCTTCCACGTGATACACAGCACCGCCGGCCGAGTCTGGGCAGACATAATGGGTCTCATGCAGCGGCGCCTGCAACAG gTCCCTGTGCGTGGTAGCCACCATTACATCTCCCGGTTCCAGCCGCAACACTCGCTCCACCTGGGCGCTGGCCAAGAGTTGGCCGTGCTCGAGTGCACCGACCTCCTCTTCGACGCCATGTCTCGTGACCGCAAGGCTTTGGCGCAAGCCGAAAAGCAGCCCTCCGAGCCTCGTGAACCCCTCAAGGGTCGTGGGTCCCGCAAGACCAGCAAGTTGCGCAGGGCTGACAAGGCTGACAGGGCTGACAGGGCTGGCAAGGCGGGCAAGGCTCCCGCTGCGGTGTCCAAGCGGTCATCGTCGTCAAAGCCGTGCCACCGGCCGTACCGGTATCTGTGTCCCCAGCGGGGCTGCGTGGTGGCCTCCCCCGAAGGTCACCTGGGGTTCTGCAGTGCCACCCGGCTGGAGGACTGGGAGGACTGGGCCGCCGAACCCGAGGGCCCCGAGCCAGACGCCATGCCCGCTCTGCCGCCGTACCTGGTGGGCGACAAGAGAGGGTTCTTGCCCGTGCCCGACAACGGCACGCCGTGCCTGCAGGTCCTGAGTGTCCAATCGCTGACGAATAAAGTGCACAATTTCCGCTTCTTGCGGATGGTTCATGTCCCGACCCCGAATATAGTCGACCAGATAGACAGGGCCTGGGAGGTGTGTTGTTACCTGGCCTGTCTGCAGAGCAATCCAATGGGACTGAGGTAG
- the LOC134059447 gene encoding uncharacterized protein LOC134059447 isoform X6: MQRMQKTLQALAAELLELVSGTVAKIQKHQRVSRGLQNDHSGLSLPSDPAQLAALVHGLTKNKQRDEDNVLFLRKSLEAKEQQLQENKARLEERHNDLEAKISSLDVQLLQERDKTHLLQEELKEARVQLESSHNTILFLSSQQNQKPVPPRPKPSYGALSARMLSRGPAKWVRFFTGFESYARFQAFVAFLQSGDSTLLVQSSVGMATEGEEEEERKDDEEDETQERERENGPPHTDGIDQARESTPPTQDDYSALFQEEEEEEEATAESVRMNLKAQLRQSSMHVLPLVDELLLVLVRLRLGLLVQDSAFRFHVIHSTAGRVWADIMGLMQRRLQQVPVRGSHHYISRFQPQHSLHLGAGQELAVLECTDLLFDAMSRDRKALAQAEKQPSEPREPLKGRGSRKTSKLRRADKADRADRAGKAGKAPAAVSKRSSSSKPCHRPYRYLCPQRGCVVASPEGHLGFCSATRLEDWEDWAAEPEGPEPDAMPALPPYLVGDKRGFLPVPDNGTPCLQVLSVQSLTNKVHNFRFLRMVHVPTPNIVDQIDRAWEVCCYLACLQSNPMGLR; encoded by the exons ATGCAGAGGATGCAGAAGACGTTGCAG GCGCTGGCAGCAGAGCTACTGGAGCTGGTCAGCGGCACTGTGGCCAAGATTCAGAAGCACCAGCGGGTCAGCCGGGGGCTGCAGAATGACCACAGCGGCTTGTCCCTCCCCTCGGACCCGGCCCAACTCGCCGCTCTGGTCCACGGCTTGACCAAGAACAAGCAGCGCGATGAGGACAACGTCCTGTTCCTGCGCAAAAGCCTGGAGGCCAaggagcagcagctgcaggagaACAAG gcGAGGTTGGAGGAGCGCCACAACGACTTGGAGGCCAAGATCTCCTCCCTGGACGTGCAGCTCCTGCAGGAGCGAGACAAGACGCACCTCCTGcaggaggagctgaaggaggcCAGAGTACAGCTGGAGTCCAGCCACAacaccatcctcttcctcagcaGCCAGCAGAACCAG AAGCCCGTTCCTCCTCGACCCAAGCCTTCCTACGGCGCCCTCTCTGCCCGCATGCTGAGTCGCGGCCCCGCCAAGTGGGTGCGCTTCTTCACGGGCTTCGAGTCCTACGCCCGCTTTCAGGCCTTCGTGGCCTTCCTGCAGAGCGGGGACAGCACCCTGCTAGTGCAGAGCTCTGTCGGCATGGCcacggagggagaggaggaggaggagaggaaggacgatgaggaagatgagacccaggagagggagagggagaatggaCCGCCGCACACGGATGGGATTGACCAGGCAAGG GAGTCCACACCACCCACGCAGGACGATTACTCAGCACTCttccaagaggaggaggaggaggaagaggccacGGCGGAGTCCGTGCGCATGAATCTCAAGGCCCAACTACGGCAGTCGTCCATGCATGTGCTGCCCCTTGTGGacgagctgctgctggtgctggtgcgcCTACGCCTGGGCTTGCTGGTGCAGGACTCGGCCTTCCGCTTCCACGTGATACACAGCACCGCCGGCCGAGTCTGGGCAGACATAATGGGTCTCATGCAGCGGCGCCTGCAACAG gTCCCTGTGCGTGGTAGCCACCATTACATCTCCCGGTTCCAGCCGCAACACTCGCTCCACCTGGGCGCTGGCCAAGAGTTGGCCGTGCTCGAGTGCACCGACCTCCTCTTCGACGCCATGTCTCGTGACCGCAAGGCTTTGGCGCAAGCCGAAAAGCAGCCCTCCGAGCCTCGTGAACCCCTCAAGGGTCGTGGGTCCCGCAAGACCAGCAAGTTGCGCAGGGCTGACAAGGCTGACAGGGCTGACAGGGCTGGCAAGGCGGGCAAGGCTCCCGCTGCGGTGTCCAAGCGGTCATCGTCGTCAAAGCCGTGCCACCGGCCGTACCGGTATCTGTGTCCCCAGCGGGGCTGCGTGGTGGCCTCCCCCGAAGGTCACCTGGGGTTCTGCAGTGCCACCCGGCTGGAGGACTGGGAGGACTGGGCCGCCGAACCCGAGGGCCCCGAGCCAGACGCCATGCCCGCTCTGCCGCCGTACCTGGTGGGCGACAAGAGAGGGTTCTTGCCCGTGCCCGACAACGGCACGCCGTGCCTGCAGGTCCTGAGTGTCCAATCGCTGACGAATAAAGTGCACAATTTCCGCTTCTTGCGGATGGTTCATGTCCCGACCCCGAATATAGTCGACCAGATAGACAGGGCCTGGGAGGTGTGTTGTTACCTGGCCTGTCTGCAGAGCAATCCAATGGGACTGAGGTAG
- the LOC134059447 gene encoding uncharacterized protein LOC134059447 isoform X7 — MDQALAAELLELVSGTVAKIQKHQRVSRGLQNDHSGLSLPSDPAQLAALVHGLTKNKQRDEDNVLFLRKSLEAKEQQLQENKARLEERHNDLEAKISSLDVQLLQERDKTHLLQEELKEARVQLESSHNTILFLSSQQNQKPVPPRPKPSYGALSARMLSRGPAKWVRFFTGFESYARFQAFVAFLQSGDSTLLVQSSVGMATEGEEEEERKDDEEDETQERERENGPPHTDGIDQARESTPPTQDDYSALFQEEEEEEEATAESVRMNLKAQLRQSSMHVLPLVDELLLVLVRLRLGLLVQDSAFRFHVIHSTAGRVWADIMGLMQRRLQQVPVRGSHHYISRFQPQHSLHLGAGQELAVLECTDLLFDAMSRDRKALAQAEKQPSEPREPLKGRGSRKTSKLRRADKADRADRAGKAGKAPAAVSKRSSSSKPCHRPYRYLCPQRGCVVASPEGHLGFCSATRLEDWEDWAAEPEGPEPDAMPALPPYLVGDKRGFLPVPDNGTPCLQVLSVQSLTNKVHNFRFLRMVHVPTPNIVDQIDRAWEVCCYLACLQSNPMGLR, encoded by the exons ATGGATCAGGCGCTGGCAGCAGAGCTACTGGAGCTGGTCAGCGGCACTGTGGCCAAGATTCAGAAGCACCAGCGGGTCAGCCGGGGGCTGCAGAATGACCACAGCGGCTTGTCCCTCCCCTCGGACCCGGCCCAACTCGCCGCTCTGGTCCACGGCTTGACCAAGAACAAGCAGCGCGATGAGGACAACGTCCTGTTCCTGCGCAAAAGCCTGGAGGCCAaggagcagcagctgcaggagaACAAG gcGAGGTTGGAGGAGCGCCACAACGACTTGGAGGCCAAGATCTCCTCCCTGGACGTGCAGCTCCTGCAGGAGCGAGACAAGACGCACCTCCTGcaggaggagctgaaggaggcCAGAGTACAGCTGGAGTCCAGCCACAacaccatcctcttcctcagcaGCCAGCAGAACCAG AAGCCCGTTCCTCCTCGACCCAAGCCTTCCTACGGCGCCCTCTCTGCCCGCATGCTGAGTCGCGGCCCCGCCAAGTGGGTGCGCTTCTTCACGGGCTTCGAGTCCTACGCCCGCTTTCAGGCCTTCGTGGCCTTCCTGCAGAGCGGGGACAGCACCCTGCTAGTGCAGAGCTCTGTCGGCATGGCcacggagggagaggaggaggaggagaggaaggacgatgaggaagatgagacccaggagagggagagggagaatggaCCGCCGCACACGGATGGGATTGACCAGGCAAGG GAGTCCACACCACCCACGCAGGACGATTACTCAGCACTCttccaagaggaggaggaggaggaagaggccacGGCGGAGTCCGTGCGCATGAATCTCAAGGCCCAACTACGGCAGTCGTCCATGCATGTGCTGCCCCTTGTGGacgagctgctgctggtgctggtgcgcCTACGCCTGGGCTTGCTGGTGCAGGACTCGGCCTTCCGCTTCCACGTGATACACAGCACCGCCGGCCGAGTCTGGGCAGACATAATGGGTCTCATGCAGCGGCGCCTGCAACAG gTCCCTGTGCGTGGTAGCCACCATTACATCTCCCGGTTCCAGCCGCAACACTCGCTCCACCTGGGCGCTGGCCAAGAGTTGGCCGTGCTCGAGTGCACCGACCTCCTCTTCGACGCCATGTCTCGTGACCGCAAGGCTTTGGCGCAAGCCGAAAAGCAGCCCTCCGAGCCTCGTGAACCCCTCAAGGGTCGTGGGTCCCGCAAGACCAGCAAGTTGCGCAGGGCTGACAAGGCTGACAGGGCTGACAGGGCTGGCAAGGCGGGCAAGGCTCCCGCTGCGGTGTCCAAGCGGTCATCGTCGTCAAAGCCGTGCCACCGGCCGTACCGGTATCTGTGTCCCCAGCGGGGCTGCGTGGTGGCCTCCCCCGAAGGTCACCTGGGGTTCTGCAGTGCCACCCGGCTGGAGGACTGGGAGGACTGGGCCGCCGAACCCGAGGGCCCCGAGCCAGACGCCATGCCCGCTCTGCCGCCGTACCTGGTGGGCGACAAGAGAGGGTTCTTGCCCGTGCCCGACAACGGCACGCCGTGCCTGCAGGTCCTGAGTGTCCAATCGCTGACGAATAAAGTGCACAATTTCCGCTTCTTGCGGATGGTTCATGTCCCGACCCCGAATATAGTCGACCAGATAGACAGGGCCTGGGAGGTGTGTTGTTACCTGGCCTGTCTGCAGAGCAATCCAATGGGACTGAGGTAG